A genome region from Primulina eburnea isolate SZY01 chromosome 9, ASM2296580v1, whole genome shotgun sequence includes the following:
- the LOC140840794 gene encoding uncharacterized protein — protein sequence MVNEYHKLALSFEKARAKKNDPKDDKTKNAERSKNAELNAERSKNKSMIQLFMPENSKQTELIKALNKSSVALAEIHDKQKSVTDKTGLGFSNQDETSTSDTQPKMNMGKREIYSLCDMYKQRINLCNNQSRNKFLAPLPGNFKRPNFEPFSQNYNPGWRNHPNFSWRNDNAAQFSQPHFQNQQNFQNYAPYVPPPKRNLEDTLNSFIAKQESINTQTAQTMTDLKDTLAKFASALNVHEKVITFRSGKVVEKSILEPCEDDDKSTPKGKEVGPITSKEEVQQTVSPPFPHALKNTKKSNLNSDIYDIFKQSLPFEIMCDASDYAVGAVLDKFRSYLIGSTTIVFTDHSAIRYLLTKQDAKPRLIRWILLLQEFDIVIKDKKRTENVVADHLSRLVTGSSFEMTPINDNFPDEHLFSVTTTPWFANIVNFLVTGKMPPQ from the exons atggtcaacgAGTATCACAAGCTTGCCCTATCTTTTGAGAAGGCCAGAGCAAAGAAAAATGATCCTAAAGACGATAAAACTAAGAATGCTGAAAGAAGTAAGAATGCTGAGCTGAATGCTGAAAGAAGTAAGAATAAATCTATGATTCAGCTGTTCATGCCTgagaattcaaagcaaactgaacTTATTAAGGCATTGAAtaaatcatctgttgcattaGCTGAAATACATGATAAgcaaaaatcagttactgataaaactggtttaggatttaGCAACCAAGATGAAACTTCGACTAGTGATACTCAGCCAAAAATGAACATGGGCAAAagagaaatatattcacttt gtgacATGTACAAACAAAGAATCAAcctg tgcaacaatcaaagtcgcaacaagtttttggcgccgttgccggg caatttcaaaaggccaaattttgaaccattttctcaaaattacaatccaggttggcgaaatcatccaaattttagttggaggaatgataatgctgcacaattttcacaaccacatttccaaaatcaacaaaattttcaaaattatgcaccttatgttcctccacctaaaagaaatttggaagatacattgaattctttcattgcaaagcaagagtctatcaatactcaaactgctcaaaccatgacagatttgaaagatactcttgctaaatttgcatctgcacttaatgttcatgagaaa gttattacctttcgaagtggtaaggttgtggaaaaatccattcttgaaccttgtgaagatgatgataaatcaactccaaagggtaaggaagtgggaCCCATAACTTCcaaagaggaggttcaacagacagtgtcaccaccattccctcatgcattgaaaaatacaaaaaaatcaaatttgaattctgatatatatgatatttttaaaca gtctttaccatttgaaatcatgtgcgacgcgagtgattatgcagtcggtgcagtactgg ataaatttcgttcttatttgattggatcaacgactattgtgtttactgatcattctgctattagatatttgttgacgaaacaggatgcaaagccacgactgatacgatggattttgttgctccaagaatttgacattgtgatcaaagataaaaaaagaaccgagaatgtcgtagccgatcatttatcgagactagtaacaggatcatcttttgaaatgacaccaattaacgataattttcctgatgaacatctattttcagttactactacaccttggtttgctaacatagtaaattttcttgtgacaggaaaaatgccaccgcaatag